The Ensifer adhaerens genome contains a region encoding:
- a CDS encoding GNAT family N-acetyltransferase translates to MTEMTFRWREASLPDLASVSEIQLVVHQAFPEDDAVLADRIALSPAGFFMLDSKGLSRGYVLSHPWLRGAPPSLNSMLGEIPEAADTWYIHDLALLPEMRGSGAGGGVLPMLADVARTEGFRSMSLVSVNGSRRFWERQGFEVRMDERLVQKLSSYGDDALYMERHLV, encoded by the coding sequence ATGACCGAAATGACATTCCGCTGGCGTGAGGCAAGCCTGCCCGACCTCGCATCCGTATCGGAGATCCAGCTCGTGGTTCACCAGGCCTTTCCCGAGGATGACGCCGTGCTCGCCGACCGCATCGCGCTCAGCCCTGCCGGTTTTTTCATGCTGGACTCAAAGGGCCTGTCGCGCGGCTATGTGTTGAGCCACCCCTGGCTTCGCGGTGCGCCGCCGTCGCTGAACAGCATGCTTGGCGAAATCCCTGAGGCTGCCGATACCTGGTACATCCATGACCTCGCCCTTCTGCCCGAAATGCGTGGCTCCGGGGCAGGGGGCGGCGTGTTGCCGATGCTTGCCGATGTTGCACGGACGGAAGGGTTCCGGTCGATGTCGCTCGTTTCCGTCAACGGATCCCGCCGCTTCTGGGAGCGACAGGGCTTCGAGGTTCGCATGGACGAACGGCTGGTGCAGAAGCTTTCAAGTTATGGCGATGATGCGCTCTATATGGAGCGGCATCTCGTCTGA
- the serA gene encoding phosphoglycerate dehydrogenase, giving the protein MAPRVLVSDELSETAVQIFRDRGVEVDFQPKLGKDKDKLAEIIGNYDGLAIRSATKATEKLIAAATNLKVIGRAGIGVDNVDIPAASRRGIIVMNTPFGNSITTAEHAIALLFAVARQLPAADTSTQAGKWEKSRFMGVEITGKTLGVIGAGNIGSIVCSRAIGLKMHVLAYDPFLSKERAEEMGVTKVELDELLAQADFITLHVPLTDKTRNILSAEALAKAKPGVRIVNCARGGLVDEKALAEAIKSGHVAGAGFDVFEVEPATESPLFGLPNVVCTPHLGASTTEAQENVALQVAEQMSDYLVKGAVSNAINMPSITAEEAPILKPFIRLADVLGAFVGQVTESAIKEIEILYDGSTAGMNTKALTSAVLAGLIRPQVADVNMVSAPVMIKEKGIILSEVKRDKTGVFDGYIKLTVKTANQTRSVAGTVFSDGKPRFIQIKGINLDADVGNHMVYITNTDVPGMIGFIGMTLGDAGVNIANFQLGREKEAGDAIALLYVDGAVSEAVLDKLRANPAIRQAKPLVFNID; this is encoded by the coding sequence ATGGCACCTCGTGTTCTCGTATCCGACGAACTGTCGGAAACCGCCGTCCAGATCTTCCGCGACCGCGGCGTCGAAGTCGATTTCCAGCCGAAGCTCGGCAAGGACAAGGACAAGCTCGCCGAAATCATCGGTAACTATGACGGTCTTGCCATCCGTTCCGCCACCAAGGCGACGGAAAAGCTGATCGCCGCTGCGACCAACCTCAAGGTCATCGGCCGCGCCGGCATCGGCGTCGACAATGTCGACATCCCGGCCGCTTCGCGCCGCGGTATCATCGTGATGAACACGCCCTTCGGCAACTCGATCACGACCGCCGAACACGCGATTGCGCTGCTCTTTGCCGTTGCCCGCCAGCTTCCGGCTGCCGACACCTCGACGCAGGCAGGCAAGTGGGAGAAGTCCCGCTTCATGGGTGTCGAAATCACCGGCAAGACGCTCGGCGTCATCGGCGCCGGCAACATCGGCTCGATCGTCTGCTCGCGCGCCATTGGCCTGAAGATGCATGTGCTTGCCTACGACCCGTTCCTCTCCAAGGAGCGCGCCGAGGAAATGGGCGTCACCAAGGTCGAACTCGACGAACTGCTCGCCCAGGCTGACTTCATCACCCTGCACGTGCCGCTGACCGACAAGACCCGCAACATCCTGAGCGCCGAAGCGCTTGCCAAGGCCAAGCCCGGCGTGCGCATCGTCAACTGCGCCCGCGGTGGTCTCGTCGACGAGAAGGCGCTTGCAGAAGCGATCAAGTCGGGCCATGTCGCCGGCGCCGGTTTCGACGTTTTCGAGGTCGAACCCGCAACCGAAAGCCCGCTCTTCGGCCTGCCGAACGTCGTCTGCACGCCGCATCTCGGCGCTTCGACCACGGAAGCCCAGGAGAACGTCGCGCTGCAGGTGGCCGAACAGATGTCGGACTACCTGGTCAAGGGTGCGGTCTCCAACGCCATCAACATGCCGTCGATCACCGCTGAGGAAGCGCCGATCCTCAAGCCGTTCATCCGGCTTGCCGATGTTCTCGGCGCCTTCGTCGGTCAGGTGACCGAAAGCGCGATCAAGGAAATCGAGATCCTCTATGACGGCTCGACCGCCGGCATGAACACCAAGGCGCTGACGAGTGCTGTGCTTGCCGGTCTGATCCGGCCGCAGGTCGCCGACGTCAACATGGTTTCGGCGCCGGTCATGATCAAGGAAAAGGGCATCATCCTGTCCGAGGTCAAGCGCGACAAGACCGGCGTCTTCGACGGCTACATCAAGCTGACGGTGAAGACGGCGAACCAGACGCGGTCGGTCGCCGGCACGGTGTTCTCGGACGGCAAGCCGCGTTTCATCCAGATCAAGGGCATCAACCTCGATGCGGATGTCGGCAACCACATGGTCTACATCACCAACACCGACGTTCCCGGCATGATCGGCTTCATCGGCATGACGCTCGGCGATGCGGGCGTCAACATCGCGAACTTCCAGCTCGGCCGCGAGAAGGAAGCCGGTGACGCGATCGCGCTGCTCTACGTCGATGGCGCTGTTTCCGAGGCCGTGCTTGACAAGCTGCGTGCCAATCCGGCAATTCGCCAGGCAAAGCCGCTGGTCTTCAACATCGATTGA
- a CDS encoding DMT family transporter, which produces MNSRAYFYLCITALFWGGNSVAGKMAVGHVSPMMLTTLRWVFALIVILVLMTPQIRRDWDKIRKHWLQLLAYGAIGFTTFNALLYSALKYTSAINAVILQAGIPMLIFLFNFVLFRTKASIAQVIGFTVTLVGVLVTAAHGDVTSLLSLEFNFGDALMIAACIVYAGYTVALRYKPTMHWQSFIAAPAFGALLSAIPLLFWEIGTGTAIVPDTTGWVIVLYAAIFPSLMSQVLYVRGVEMIGANRAGLFINAIPVFGTLLSVMLIGETFHLFHLVALLLVLGGIAIAEKGRPR; this is translated from the coding sequence GTGAATTCCAGGGCCTACTTCTATCTGTGCATCACCGCTCTCTTCTGGGGCGGCAACTCCGTCGCCGGAAAGATGGCCGTTGGCCATGTGAGCCCAATGATGCTGACGACCCTGCGCTGGGTCTTCGCGCTCATCGTCATCCTGGTGCTGATGACGCCGCAGATCCGCCGCGACTGGGACAAGATCCGCAAGCACTGGCTGCAACTTCTTGCCTATGGCGCGATCGGCTTCACCACCTTCAATGCCCTGCTCTACTCGGCGCTCAAATATACGAGCGCCATCAATGCCGTCATTCTGCAGGCCGGCATCCCGATGCTGATCTTTCTCTTCAACTTCGTGCTCTTCCGCACCAAGGCGTCGATCGCCCAAGTGATCGGCTTTACCGTCACCCTCGTCGGCGTGCTGGTGACGGCGGCCCATGGCGACGTCACCAGCCTGCTGTCGCTCGAATTCAACTTCGGCGATGCGCTGATGATCGCGGCCTGCATCGTTTATGCCGGCTACACCGTGGCGCTGCGCTACAAGCCGACCATGCACTGGCAGAGCTTCATCGCCGCCCCCGCCTTCGGCGCGCTGTTGAGCGCCATCCCGCTGTTGTTCTGGGAGATCGGCACAGGCACGGCGATAGTCCCAGATACCACGGGCTGGGTCATCGTTCTCTATGCCGCGATCTTCCCGTCGCTGATGTCGCAGGTGCTTTATGTGCGCGGTGTCGAGATGATCGGCGCCAACCGCGCCGGCCTGTTCATCAACGCCATTCCCGTTTTCGGCACGCTGCTGTCGGTGATGCTGATCGGCGAGACCTTCCACCTCTTCCACCTCGTCGCCCTGCTCTTGGTGCTCGGCGGGATCGCGATCGCCGAAAAAGGTCGCCCGCGCTAG
- a CDS encoding phosphoserine transaminase: MAKPAQPDLRPNNTHFSSGPCSKRPGWTLDALSDAPLGRSHRAKIGKTKLKQAIDLTRDILEVPADYRIGIVPASDTGAVEMALWSLLGPRGVDMVAWESFGAGWVTDVVKQLKLADVRKFEAGYGELPDLSKVDFDRDVVFTWNGTTSGVRVPNGDFIPADRKGLTICDATSAAFAQNLDFAKLDVVTFSWQKVLGGEGAHGVIILSPRAVERLLTYVPAWPLPKIFRMTSGGKLIEGIFTGETINTPSMLCVEDYIDALLWAQQVGGLKGLMARADANAQAIFDFVAANDWIANLAVKDETRSNTSVCLKIVDKDVLALDADGQAAFAKGVVALLEKEGVAFDIGHYRDAPSGLRIWAGATIEAADMTALMPWLTWAFESQKATLAQAAA; the protein is encoded by the coding sequence ATGGCAAAGCCTGCACAGCCGGACCTCCGTCCGAACAATACCCATTTCTCTTCTGGCCCTTGCTCGAAGCGCCCCGGTTGGACGCTCGACGCTCTCTCCGATGCTCCGCTCGGTCGTTCGCACCGCGCCAAGATCGGCAAGACGAAGCTGAAGCAGGCCATCGATCTTACCCGTGACATTCTTGAAGTGCCGGCCGACTACCGTATCGGTATCGTGCCCGCTTCCGACACCGGCGCCGTCGAAATGGCGCTCTGGTCGCTGCTCGGTCCGCGCGGCGTCGACATGGTCGCCTGGGAAAGCTTTGGCGCCGGCTGGGTGACCGACGTGGTCAAGCAGCTGAAGCTCGCCGACGTACGCAAGTTCGAAGCCGGTTACGGCGAACTTCCCGACCTTTCGAAGGTCGATTTCGACCGCGACGTGGTCTTCACCTGGAACGGCACGACCTCGGGCGTGCGTGTGCCCAACGGCGACTTCATCCCGGCTGACCGCAAGGGCCTGACGATCTGCGATGCGACCTCTGCCGCGTTTGCGCAGAACCTCGATTTCGCCAAGCTCGACGTCGTCACTTTCTCCTGGCAGAAGGTTCTTGGCGGAGAGGGCGCCCATGGCGTCATAATCCTGTCGCCGCGCGCCGTCGAACGGCTGCTGACCTACGTGCCGGCCTGGCCGCTGCCGAAGATCTTCCGCATGACCTCGGGCGGAAAGCTGATTGAAGGCATCTTTACCGGCGAAACCATCAACACGCCGTCGATGCTTTGCGTCGAAGATTACATCGATGCGCTGCTTTGGGCGCAGCAGGTCGGCGGGCTCAAGGGCCTGATGGCCCGGGCTGATGCCAATGCGCAGGCAATCTTCGATTTCGTCGCCGCCAACGATTGGATCGCAAACCTGGCGGTCAAGGACGAGACCCGCTCCAACACCTCGGTCTGCTTGAAGATCGTCGACAAGGACGTGCTCGCGCTCGACGCCGACGGACAGGCGGCCTTTGCCAAGGGCGTGGTTGCGCTCCTCGAAAAGGAAGGCGTCGCCTTCGACATCGGCCATTACCGCGATGCCCCGTCCGGTCTTCGCATCTGGGCCGGCGCCACGATCGAGGCCGCCGACATGACGGCGCTGATGCCATGGCTAACCTGGGCTTTCGAGAGCCAGAAGGCAACGCTGGCACAGGCCGCGGCCTGA
- a CDS encoding methyl-accepting chemotaxis protein — protein sequence MKNIRISTRIYLLTAMALVFMAAAMAYKTQVANSEVSDERRQMLRNVTEAAISTIASFEEQERNGTLSHEEAQSRAISAVMAMRFGQDGYFFINGFDGMMIAHPLAKKLVGTDVRGLKDTNGKAFNVELIALAQNPGSGIVNYYWDKPGHEEPVEKYSYIQGFKPWGWGVGTGVYADDLAAKYNASLLMTIITTAIAAIATLAAAMAIGRSISRPINRLKDVMLEVSNNDTRSEVPDTDRRDEIGHMADALVVLRASVIERNALEVRQREQQVALDGERSANEEMQQATARVQAHVVSTIGGALERLASGDLTTHVPDLGADYEKLRQDFNTAVAALRSTVSAIADSTSVVTGNANEISRAANDLSQRTEQQAASLEETAAALDEITSAVQNSTNRAEEATRMVAEARKGAATSSEVVRDAITAMGRIENSSSKIGEIIGVIDDIAFQTNLLALNAGVEAARAGDAGKGFAVVAQEVRELAQRSATAAKEIKGLITASGVEVSAGVRLVEATGSALGDIERRVNEINDRIVAIATAAREQSVGLREINTAVNQMDQMTQQNAAMVEQTSAASQALAGESNVLSGRLAQFTVEEKVWRSAAQRAA from the coding sequence GTGAAAAATATTAGAATTTCGACACGTATCTACTTATTGACGGCGATGGCGCTGGTCTTCATGGCAGCCGCCATGGCCTACAAGACTCAAGTCGCCAACTCGGAAGTCAGCGACGAGCGCCGGCAGATGCTGCGCAACGTCACCGAAGCGGCGATCTCGACGATCGCAAGCTTCGAGGAGCAGGAGCGCAATGGCACGCTCTCGCATGAGGAAGCCCAGAGCCGCGCTATTTCCGCCGTTATGGCCATGCGCTTCGGCCAGGACGGCTACTTCTTCATCAACGGCTTCGACGGCATGATGATCGCCCACCCGCTCGCCAAGAAGCTCGTCGGCACCGACGTGCGCGGCCTCAAGGATACCAACGGCAAAGCCTTTAACGTCGAGCTCATCGCGTTGGCGCAGAACCCCGGCAGCGGCATCGTCAACTACTATTGGGACAAGCCCGGCCACGAGGAGCCGGTCGAGAAGTACTCCTACATTCAGGGCTTCAAACCCTGGGGTTGGGGCGTCGGCACCGGTGTCTATGCCGACGATCTCGCCGCCAAGTACAATGCGTCTCTGCTGATGACGATCATCACCACGGCGATCGCCGCGATCGCGACGCTTGCTGCCGCCATGGCGATCGGCCGCTCGATCAGCCGGCCGATCAACCGGCTGAAAGACGTGATGCTCGAAGTATCGAACAACGACACCCGTTCGGAAGTTCCGGATACCGACCGCCGCGACGAGATCGGCCACATGGCCGATGCCCTCGTCGTGCTGCGCGCCTCGGTGATCGAGCGCAACGCGCTCGAAGTTCGCCAGCGCGAACAGCAGGTGGCGCTCGACGGCGAGCGCAGCGCCAACGAGGAAATGCAGCAGGCGACCGCCCGCGTGCAAGCCCATGTCGTCAGCACGATCGGCGGTGCGCTCGAGCGGCTCGCGAGCGGCGACCTGACGACCCATGTCCCCGATCTCGGCGCCGACTACGAAAAGCTGCGCCAGGACTTCAACACCGCCGTCGCCGCACTTCGCTCGACGGTGAGCGCGATCGCCGATTCCACCTCAGTTGTCACCGGCAATGCCAATGAGATCAGCAGGGCAGCCAACGACCTGTCGCAGCGCACCGAGCAGCAGGCAGCGTCGCTCGAAGAAACCGCAGCCGCCCTCGACGAGATCACCTCAGCAGTTCAGAACTCCACCAACCGCGCCGAGGAGGCGACCCGCATGGTCGCGGAGGCCCGCAAGGGTGCGGCCACCTCGAGCGAGGTCGTTCGCGACGCAATCACCGCCATGGGCCGCATCGAAAACTCGTCTTCGAAGATCGGCGAGATCATCGGCGTCATCGACGACATCGCCTTCCAGACGAACCTCCTGGCGCTGAACGCCGGCGTCGAGGCGGCACGCGCCGGTGATGCCGGCAAGGGCTTTGCCGTTGTCGCGCAGGAGGTGCGGGAACTGGCGCAGCGTTCGGCAACGGCGGCCAAGGAGATCAAGGGGCTCATTACCGCGTCGGGTGTCGAGGTTTCGGCCGGCGTGCGTCTGGTCGAGGCGACCGGCTCGGCGCTCGGCGACATCGAGCGGCGGGTCAACGAGATCAACGACCGCATCGTCGCCATTGCGACGGCCGCCCGCGAACAGTCGGTCGGGCTGCGGGAGATCAACACCGCCGTCAACCAGATGGACCAGATGACCCAGCAAAACGCCGCCATGGTCGAGCAGACCTCGGCCGCAAGCCAGGCGCTCGCCGGCGAAAGCAACGTGCTATCCGGTCGGCTCGCCCAGTTTACCGTCGAGGAGAAGGTATGGCGGTCCGCTGCGCAGCGCGCAGCTTGA